A single Pyxicephalus adspersus chromosome 8, UCB_Pads_2.0, whole genome shotgun sequence DNA region contains:
- the WNT8A gene encoding protein Wnt-8a: protein MEYKILYIFTTILVFCPFFTASAWSVNNFLMTGPKAYLTYSTSVAVGAQSGIEECKFQFAWERWNCPESTLQLATHNGLRSATRETSFVHAISSAGVMYTLTRNCSMGDFDNCGCDDSRNGRIGGRGWVWGGCSDNVEFGERISKLFVDGLETGQDARALMNLHNNEAGRLAVKATMKRTCKCHGVSGSCSVQTCWLQLAEFRDIGNHLKVKHDQALKLEMDKRKIRSGNSADNRGAIADAFGIVAKSELIFLEDSPDYCLKNVSLGLQGTDGRECLQSGKNLSQWERRSCRRLCTECGLKIEEKKIEIISSCNCKFHWCCTVKCEQCKQVVVKHYCSRKDKNSDNTFTRRKNRGHYREVK from the exons AtggaatacaaaatattgtacatttttactaCAATTCTAGTATTTTGCCCATTTTTCACTGCATCAGCATG GTCAGTTAACAACTTTTTGATGACAGGACCGAAG gcttattTGACATATTCCACAAGTGTGGCAGTTGGAGCTCAGAGTGGCATTGAAGAATGTAAGTTTCAGTTTGCATGGGAAAGATGGAACTGTCCAGAAAGCACGCTTCAATTGGCAACTCACAATGGACTCAGATCTG caACAAGAGAAACATCCTTTGTACATGCTATCAGTTCAGCGGGAGTAATGTATACCTTGACAAGAAACTGCAGCATGGGCGATTTTGATAACTGTGGATGTGATGATTCCAGAAATGGAAGAATTG gtggaagAGGCTGGGTATGGGGAGGATGTAGCGATAATGTTGAATTTGGAGAAAGGATCTCAAAGCTGTTTGTGGATGGCCTGGAGACAGGACAAGATGCACGCGCTTTAATGAACTTACACAACAATGAAGCAGGAAGACTT GCAGTAAAGGCCACAATGAAGAGGACCTGCAAGTGCCATGGTGTATCGGGAAGCTGTAGCGTGCAAACCTGTTGGTTACAGCTGGCTGAATTTCGGGATATTGGGAATCACCTGAAGGTCAAACATGATCAGGCGCTGAAACTGGAGATGGACAAGAGGAAAATTAGATCTGGTAATAGTGCAGATAACAGAGGAGCCATAGCTGACGCTTTTGGCATCGTTGCTAAATCCGAACTAATATTCCTTGAAGACTCACCtgattattgtttaaaaaacgttagcttgggtcttcagggaacagaCGGACGGGAATGCCTGCAGAGTGGTAAGAATTTGTCGCAATGGGAAAGGAGAAGCTGCAGGAGGCTTTGTACTGAATGCGGCCtgaaaatagaagaaaagaagattgaGATTATTAGCAGCTGTAACTGTAAATTCCATTGGTGCTGCACAGTAAAGTGTGAGCAATGCAAACAAGTGGTAGTCAAGCATTATTGCTCGAGGAAGGACAAAAATTCTGACAACACCTTTACAAGAAGGAAAAACCGGGGGCATTACAGAGAAGTTAAATAG